From the genome of Candidatus Acidiferrales bacterium:
CAGTTGAAAAGGCTCGCGATGAAATTTTCAGCGGAACCCGGAGATCTGATTCTGCTTGTCACCCAGCCTCGCGGCAAAATATTTTCGACGCTTGGTCAGTTCCGCCTTGAGCTTGCAAAGCGATTCAATCTAATCGATGAAAATAGAAACTCATTTCTATGGGTTACCGACTTTCCTTTGTTTGAATGGTCCGATGATGAGCACAGATTTGCTGCCATGCACCATCCATTTACTTCGCCAAGGGAAGAGGATGTGGAGAAATTAGACGAAGGTCTGAAAGAATTCGCACAAAAGAAACGATGGGTTCCCGATAATTCGGCGGGAACGGCCCGCGCCCGCGCCTATGATCTTGTCTGGAACGGAAATGAAATTGCCGGCGGGAGCATTAGAATTTTTCAGCCCGAGCTACAACAGAAAATGTTTGCCTGCCTCGGAATCTCCAAAGAAGAAGCCAGGAGAAAATTCGGGTTTCTATTGGAGGCATTTAAGTATGGCGCTCCACCACACGGAGGAATTGCGTTCGGATTTGACAGGCTTGTGATGCTTCTTACGGGAAGTAAATCGATCCGCGATGTCATTGCGTTTCCAAAAACAGCAAGCGCGGTATCTCTGATGGACGATGCGCCGAGCGAAGTAAGCCGCGAGCAGTTGATCGAGCTGCACCTGAAAGTTATCTGACCATCTCCGATCACGATTTGGTCGGCTTGTGTCTTGGTTCTGATTTTCGACCCCGGGGATTTCAGTGTACATTAATTAATCCTTTGCGAGAGGAATGAAAATGTTTTATGGGCTTATTTTACTCGTTGGAATCAATTCGATGTTGAATGACAGCGGCGGAAGTGGGACCCCTATCGGCAGGCTCAGACAAGTCCAAAAGACTCCAGAATCTGTGATCGCCGTGTATGATTCAGGAAAAGCTAGGGTGGAAATTTTCAAAAGCGGGATAGTTCATCTTACTATTCAGCGGGGAGACGACTCCCGAAAATCTTTCGCGGTTATTGAGGAACCGGAAGAATTGTCGCGGTACAAAATTGATTCTGATAAAAAAGCCATTTCGGTAAGCCTGAAGGATGGTGCCGTAAAGTATTTACCTGAATCCATGAATCTCTCATATGTGCCCCAAAACAGCTCAAATCAGTTGGATCTAATCGGAATTCAATTCGAGGGTTCGGGTTTGGTTGCGACTTTTGATATCCACGGCGCGAGGAATTTTTACGGACTTGGTGAAAAAACGTTGCCGTACAACAAATATGGAACATGCGATACAATGTGGAATTCCGATTTTCCCGCTTACTCGGCGAAGCTCGATCCGTTATACGAGAGTATTCCCTTCTTGCTCAAGGCTGACACGAGCGGCGCGTACGGTCTCTTCTTCGATAATACTTTTCGATCGGTCTTTGATGTCGGTGCTTCCGATAGCGGCAAGCTCGTTTATAAATCCGCAGGTGGCGCGCTCGAACTTTATTTAATCACGGGGAAGAACTCTACGGAGATCGTTCAGAGATTCAGCGAGTTAACCGGAAAGATGGCGATGCCGCCGATCTGGGCGTTGGGCTACCAGCAATCCCGATGGAGTTACTACCCTGAAGAGAAGGTACTCGACCTTGCCCGCGGTTTTCGTAAGAGAGAAATCCCGTGCGACGTAATTTACTTGGACATAAATTACATGGACGGGTACAGATGTTTCACATGGAGTCCAAAAGATTTTCCGACGCCGAAGAACATGCTGGACACTTTGCATGATTTGGGTTTCAAAATAGTCACGATAATCGATCCCGGAATAAAGAACGAGAGCGGTTATCGCGTTCATGACAGCGGCGTGAAGGAAGATGTTTTTGTGAAAAGTCCTGATGGAAAATATTTCGCGGGGCAAGTATGGCCAGGCGACTGCGTATTCCCGGATTTCTTCAACGAAAAGACGAGGAAATGGTGGGGAAGTCAGTATGAATTTTTACTCGATTATGGAGTCGACGGGTTCTGGAACGACATGAATGAGCCGAGCGTATTCAACGGTCCGAATAAAACATTCCCGCTTGATGTGGTCCATCGACTTGACGTCGAGGATCATACTAACTCTACGGGAAAGAACGCAACAGTCACGCATGCAGAGGTGCATAATGTTTACGGCATGCAGATGGCGCGCGCGAGTCGTGAAGGTTTGGAGAAACTCGAGCCGGACGAAAGGCCGTTCGTTTTGACGAGAGCAAACTATGCCGGCGGCCAGCGTTACGCCGCGATGTGGACGGGGGACAACTTCTCGAGTTTCGCCCATCTGAAACTTGCACTGTCGATGTTTTTGAATATCGGGGTCAGCGGACAGCCGTTTGTCGGAAGCGACGTGGGCGGTTTCATCGGAAATCCGAGCGCGGAACTTTTTTCACGGTGGCTTGAACTTGGAGTGTTCACTCCTTTTTTCCGAACGCACAGCGTGTGGGATTCCAAACCGAGGGAGCCGTGGGCGTTTGATTCTGCGAGTATGGAAGTAAACCGGGGAGTAATTGAACGAAGGTACGAATTACTTCCGGAAATCTACACCGCGTTCCGTGACGCAAGCGAGAATGGTCTGCCGATCGTGAGGCCGCTGTATTTGGATTTCCCCGAAGACCAGGAAGCGTATAATATTTCTGATGAATTTTTATTCGGGGATAATCTGCTCGTTGCTCCTGTTGTCGATTCTGGAACAGCCAGCAGGGAAATTTATTTACCGGGCCGTCATTCAGGTGATGATGTGAAGTGGAGGAGTTTCTATGATGGTGAAGAGATTCAGAAGGGCTGGCAGAGTGTCGGCGCACCCCTCGGGAAGACCCCGATATTTCTGCGAGATGGTACAATACTTCTTACACAAAGTTTAATTCAATCGACAAGCCAACAAGCAGACACACTAATTCTCAAGATTTACGGAACCAATTCCGCAAAGGGGAGTTCGTATTTTGATGACGGCGAAACGATGTCGTACAAGCGCGGAGATTTTCTTGTATGGAACATTACTTACGAGTACACGAATTCGCACGGGATTTTGAATTTCGATAGGGAGGGTACTTATCAACCGCGGTATAGATTTCTATCGGTGGATGTCTCCGTGCTTCCCGAGCAACGGGGTCGCGTTCCCGCGCACAAAGCGGTAATGAAAACGAGTGACGGACGCGAGTTAGTGGGCGAGATTACCGATATTCGAAATGGTGTCGTCAGAGTGACCTTCCCGTTCACAACAGAAGTAAGGTCGATTGTCGTAGAATGAAGGACGGGGCTAATTATTATTGGTGCGATAACTTTAGAGTTTAGAAGCAGGACCCCACGAGCATTATTAAAGTGGTGTAATTTAACATCGGTGAACGGATAGATTCTTCGGATTTGCATGATTCGACAGACTTAGCTACAAAACCTTTTTTTCACCTGCAACCTTTTGTGCGTTACTTTGCCAATTCCCGGTGTTACGAATTGGTAATTTGCCCCCTGTGGGACTCTTGGAAGTGAATAATATAGTCGTTTTTGTGGCTTTTCTGTGGCACGAGGCTTGTCACTGAATAGGGTAAGTATGAAAAAGATGAATTCAAAACAGGTTTTTAACAATGCGTCCCGCGAGTCGGGGCTCACAAATATTTCTAACAAACAAACAAACCTTAGGAGGTTTACAATGAAAAAGTTAATGTTAGTTGCGGCGCTGGTTCTCGTATTCGCGGGAATGTCTTTTGCGCAGGATCATGCAAGTAGTACGGCGACAATCAACGCCAATATTCAAAAAGGATTGACCATTTCTGTGTCCAACGCGATCCTCGATTTGGGAAACCTTGTTGCGGGCACGACCCCGGCCGCCGTCAGCCCTCTTAGCGGCACGGTTCCGGCTTTCACTGTAACAGGAGATGGCGGACACGTGGTAAACGTTTCATATGATGCAACGGTTACTCTGAACGGACCGAGTAGTGCAACGATGACCTTCAATTCGGATTTCAAGGGTGATGCGTCAGGTACACAAGGGAGCGCTGGTGCAGTTGGCGCGACAGTTACTTTGAGTGGTGCTTCTCCCGCTACTGGCAACTACTATTTCTGGCTTGGCGGCAATGTCGGTTCGATTGACCCCGCTCAGGCTCCGGGAAGTTACACTGGCACTTTCCACGTTTCAGTAAATTATTAATTTAGATCGACGGTGCCTCCAGTGGTACGTCGTATCGTAAATATTGTAGGGACGCAAGAAGGCTTAGCAGTAGTGCTGAGCCTTCTTTTTTCTCGTCAAGTTTCCGCTGATGTTTTATGTCTTGATATGTTGAAACATGAAGGTTGAGTGAAATGAACCGAATGAGTTATAGGTTAGGATTTGTTTTCGGAACACTTCTCGTTGCCTATCGGGCAAGTGCGCAAAATCCTTCGATAACGTTGACCCGCAACCTGTCCTTTGGCACCAATATTACAGGCACCGCAACAATAGCGTACAACAGTGCCAACGCTGCGGTATTTGCAGTTCAGTTTCCTAACTATACTGGAGCACCTACCGCCTCATTCACATTCATTCTGCCGGCTGATTTGACGGATGGTTACGGTGATAACTTACCGATTTCCTTTGCAGCGAATTCTGCCGCGTATCACGTTAATGTAAACAGCACGACTGGAGCAACTACGTTTAACCCAAATAACGGTCTGGACGGGAATTTGGGTACCGCTGCTCACATCGATTACTTCTGGCTCGGAGGAACTATTACGCCAGGGAACAACTACACGGCGGCATCTTACATGGGCACAATAACTGTCCAGGTAACTGTCACGGTCGGCACGCAACAATACACGGCAAGTCAGATCATTAATGTTACGGCATCGCTCTCGGGTAATGTTTCACTTTCAGCAAGCGGCACGCTCAACTTCAGCCCAATCGTTGCGGGCACAACCCCACCTTCACTTGGTGCTCAGGCCGTCGGTGCCCCGACATTTACTGCAACTGGTTTTAGAAACCGGAGCACTGTGTCATTCCCCGCTACAGCGACTTTGAACGACGGTAATGGCCACACGCTGACCTTCACAGCGAGTTTATACGGTTCAAGCACGAATAATCAAGCCGGGTCACATGCGATTACCTCGGGTTCGACCTTGGGCAGCACAACCGGCGGGACCTTTTATTTCTGGCTCGGCGGTTCTCTGGGTTCGGTCCCAATAGGGCAGGTGGCCGGAACATATAGTGGTACATTTGCGATAAGGATGACTTATTGAAGAAATGTCATGCAAGTTTCCATTCATTAGATTAAATTGATAGCATGAAAAAAATCTTAACCTTCGCGATAGTTTTGCTGGTTACCTCGTTTGTCAAGGCACAAGTGATTGTTGCACCGACGATCTTATTCATGAGCGACCAGTCCAGATTCGGAACGTTTGTGGTGATGAATCGATCGAACACACCTCAGGAGATTTCCATAACATTCAAGTTTGGATTCCCTGAATCTGATTCATCCGGAAATATCAGGATGCAATACGATGACAGTTCCATGGCAGACAAGCATTCATGCCAGCCATGGATCAAAGGGTTTCCGCAGAAGTTCGTCGTTAATCCCGGCCAGCAGCAAGTTGTCAGACTGGTCGTCGCCCCGCCGCCAGGAATCCAGGATGGAGAGTATTGGACAAGGTTGGTAACAAGTTCAACTCCTCAGGCAAAGGTAATCGACACGGTAAGGACCGGAATTACAGCTAACATTACCTTTGTTCTCGAACAGGTCACAACCATTATTTACAGAAGGGGAAACGTTTCAACAAGTGTCAGTCTACCCGACATTGAAATTAAGCAGGACACAGCCTCGATAAATTTGCTTGCTCGTGTGACGAAAGGAGGGAATTCTCCTTTTTTTGGAAAAATCTCTGGCGAGGTTCAGGACAAGGCCGGGAACAAATTATACGATGAAGAAGAGGTCATCGCAGTTTATCGGGACGACATGGTTTTTAAATTTGCAGTGCCTCTTTCCAAGCTGCCGCAGGGTATGTACACTGCCGCTATCAAGCTGTCATCGGAAAGAACCGATATTTCGCAGGATGACCTTTTAAAAACCGCGGCAGTGGAAAAAACCATAAAATTTTCAGTCCAGTAGAAATTATGTTTAACTCAGAATCAATAATCATCTATTTAAATTTTTGAAAACCTTAGAGCGGGACAAAATATCTGTACAAAAGCTTCGTGGATATGGATAATTGCAGCGAGCCTTCTCATTGTCGGGAAAGCGGGGGGACAAACAAACTTCGAGCAGTCTCAATCACAGGAAATCTATCTCTCTTTCAATTATAACGGACTGGTAAACACCGTAATCACTGCGGTGTATCAGGACGATTCGATCTATATTCCTATCGGGGCAATTTTCAAAGAACTTGAAATTGATAGGACAATCAGCCTTCGAGATTCCACAATTAAAGGATTCTTTGTCAGACAAAACGATTTATATGAAATAAATTTTGCAAGACATATTGCACGCCTGAACAGGAGAACAATAAAGTTCGACAGTAGCCAAGTAATCATCGGCCATTTGGACTATTATGTTTTGCCATCCCTCCTCAACAAGATTTTTAGCTTAGACTTTTCTGTCGACATGAGTTCGTTGGCGCTTTCGCTTACGACGGAACAAGAGCTTCCGATCGTTACTGAATACCAGAGAGAAGCGCGGAGGAATTATCTCGTTACTACACCGCAGGCGTCATTCATACAGGCACCCCTTGCCTATCCCCGCCATCGTTCACTATTAAATGGAGGGGTAATGGACTATTCGCTTACAGGCTTCGCTGGAATGGGACAATCGGCTTATAACTATGATTTTACCGGCGGGGGAGAAATTCTCGGCGGAGAAGCCGAAGGTACAATCTTCGGAAATTTTTCGGACAGGACCTCCAAAATTTATTCTAGTGACATTAGCTGGAAATACGTTTTTGATTCGACCAAGTACATCACTTATGCGGGCCTGGGCAATCTCTATTCGAATGGCTTGACACAGTATGGATTCCGCGGCGTTCAGCTTTCGAACGAACCGGTTTCTATAAGGACAATTTTCGGCAAATACGTCATCGATGCAAAAACAAACCCAAATTGGGACGTGGAGCTTTATCTTAATGGTCAACTTGTCGGATATTCGAGAGCCGATGCGGACGGCAACGCGCATTTTTCGATACCTCTCGTCTACGGCACTTCATTTGTGCAGCTCAAATATTACGGACCGAGCGGAGAGGTGATTGAATCCGACCGCAGACTTCAAATACCATTCACATTCCTACCGACAGGGCAAATTACATATACGGTCGGCGGCGGCAAGCTTAACAATACGGACTATAACTTTATTTCAGGCGATGTTGCAGCGGGAATTTCCGACTGGATGACGGATAAGATTGGTTTGGACTATGTTGATGATCCGATTTTCGCAAAACCTCTCCTGTACAATTCGCTTTCGTTGAGAGTTGGCACCGAATACATGATAAGCCTTGACGCTGCGCCGTCTGCCTATTATCGCTCTACTTTTGACGCGCTCTATGCTTCACAAACGGCGTTCGATGTAGAGTATACTCGGTATCGGAATAATCTGCTTTACAATCCGAGCGAAAAGCTGCAGGACGCCCAGGCAGATGTTTTTATCCCGGTCATTTTCCCGATCGGTTCGTTTAACCTTAGAGCCGCTGCAATCGGGCAGGAATATGTAAATGGACAAAGGGCTTACAGCTATTCCTCCTACATAAGCTCGAGTGCCGGACAGTTCAACGCATCGTTGGGCTATCTTTTATCGGTTCTCAATTATGGCGGAGGGGTCATAAGAAGTTATGGATTGACTGCCAACGTTTTGTACTCGTTGATATTCCAGGAGGGAGCATTCGATTTTCTGAACGGATCACTCCTGGATCTAACCATGAGATACGGAGTTCTCAAGAATTCTCTCGACGATATAAGGTTAGAGTTTTCAAAGAATGTCCAGCAATATGTGAGAGTCTCCGCCGCAGTTGAGAGAGACTTCGTGAATAAATTCACCACGTTTAATTTACAGGTAGTAGCGGATTTACCCTTCACTCGTTCGACAAGCAACGCTCAGATTCAGAACGGCAAGTCATGGTTCAGTGAAAATGTTTCTGGCTCGATTGGTTATGACAGCCGATATCGCCATTTTGTCTTCAACGATCTCGGATGGGTTGGGCATTCAGCCGCTTCCATGAGGATGTACGTGGATAACAACAACGACGGCAAGTATGACGCAGGCGACGAGGTCATCGATGGCACAGTAACTTTGAGGCAGGCCGTGTCGTCTGAAATCTCGAGTGATGGCATTCTAAGGGAATGGAATCTTCTGCCTTATACACAGTACAGTGCAGATATAGACATTAGCTCAATCAAAAACCCTTTGTTGATTCCAAAACAAAAATCATTTTCGTTCGTCACAGATCCTAATTCCTATAAGTCCATCGATATACCGTTCTTCGCAGGAGGAATTGTCGATGGCACCGTATTGAAAATCTCCGGCGAGACCGCGACGGCGATCCCGGGTTTAACTCTCGAAATCAAATCTGTCGGTTCTGATTTCCAGAAAGCTATTTCGATTTTCGGTGACGGTAGTTTCTATTATATGGGCCTGCCCCCCGGAAAATATGAAGCCTATGTCGACTCGAGCCAGCTCTCTATGCTAGGGTTGGACGCCGATCCTGCTATTTTGAAGTTTGAGGTCAAGCCGACGAAGAATGGAGACTACGTTGAAGGTTTGAAGATTTTGTTGCATGACAAAAAGTCGCAGACCACGGGAGAACTAATTGAGAGGTTTCCTGCAGGTGAGGCGACCAAATGGATTGTTTACAAAGAAAGATCCGCGATCACCGAAGGCAAGTTTAGAATACAACTTGGCGCTTTCTCCACGCGTAAACGAGCCGAAAAATTTGCGGTGAATTTGAGACAGAGAACCGGACAGCGGTTAGACGTTTCTCTAAGAAGAAATTCAAATTTGTATGTGGTTCAGTCTGAACCTATTAGCAGAAAAGAAGATGCCGTGGATAGACTTATTAAGTTCTTGGACAGGTTCCAGTTCGAGGACGCCTTCATGACATACGAAGGAGGTGACCCGATCAAGTATCTTTACTCGATCCAAATAGCGGTAACCGTATACGCATTCAAGATTCTCAGGAGTTTATCAGCTCTTCATGGGGAATCCTTTCATATTCAAAGGTAATTATTACCGATGAACCCAAGGTAATCTTTAGCAAGAAAAAACCACCAAGCCTTGTAACTATCAATAAATCAAGTTGTTATGCAACACGATAGAGTTGTCTTGATTCCACAGATTCTTGGCATTGCCTTCGCAAGATTAAGAGCAGAAGGCAATGAAAAGAAAATTGAACATATCGCTCCTCCTCCCGGTGATCGGGTTGCTCGTGTGGACGTCAAATTCACAGGCTCAACAGGTGGCGACCGCAACTGCAAGAGTAACCCTCACGGTAATTCCCGCGGCGGGGATTAACTTTACTCAGACAAATTCCACAAAAACATCTTCCTCGGTAAACCAATCCAATGGCAGTGGAATTACTTTGCATACAACCAGCAACGTGGCCGTCATGATGAACTCTTCCAGCGGCAAAAAGATGTTGAATGACAACCACGTCGGGCAGGGAGTTACAAAAACCATTACTTCAAAAGAACTCAACGACGTTTCAAAAGTTGAAATAATATACCTCGGAAGCTAAAGCTCCGCGTATTTCTTCACCCCTACACGAAAACTCATTTCAGGAAATAATTGTAATCCCAATTTACTTTAGCGTAATACTACACGTGCCATAGCGGGCAGGACAGGTTATTCTATCGTATTTTCCATCAATTCGGCGGCATACTAGGTGCAGATTGGCCCTACAGTGGTACATACCATGACGGCGCAGTAGAATGTTTTTTGAGACGTTGGTTCATTTTTGCCAAGGCGATGCCCTTGTATGTAATCGAATCCAGCTACTAGTTATGTTACAAAATTTATTCGAGAGAGGTTAAGTGGCGAATTTTACAATAACAGCAGATTTCTACAGACTGTTTGAGACCGTGAAAATTCCGTTCGTTGTGACCGATTGCGATCTTAGCTTGGTCTATGCAAACCAGTTTGCGCACGAAGCGCTTCCGATGACACTAGAGATCGGAAAACGCCTCAACATAGAAGAGTTCTTGCAGGCTGAAGACTCGTCTGCATTCGATGCCGTTGTCGATGAGTGTAAAAAGCAGGGGGAGGGGATCGGAACTCTTAAGCAAAGGGATGTCGACAAATACTTCAAGGTGAAGGCGTATTATCTCAGAGGTCCCGATAGCGAGATAGTATTTCATTTCGACGATGTCTCTCAAGTAAGGGTTCTCGAAACGCAATTTTATGAGCATCTCGTCGATCTGTACAACCAATTGGAAACCAAGGAGCGCGAGATCTCAACCCTCAAGTCTAAGGTGCTTCAATCTAAAGAGATGAGCCGTAAGATTTGAGTCCCGCCGGAAAAACCTTCAGTCCATCTTCCTAGAATTCCTTCCAGTCAAACCGTCTGCAACTGTTCGAGGCTCCCCTTGAAAATCTTATATCTATCTTCATGCGGCAGGGTACTATTAATCAAAGGATAGAGAATGAGTTCTTCTTTCTTATTGTGAGTCGCCAGCTTGCCGATCAATTGGTTGAGTATGCCGTGAATTGTCTTCACGTCAGTCTTGTCGGCAGGAGTGGAAATGCAGGACACAATCTCGCGATGTTCTGAAATCATTACGCGCACCGGTCTCATTTGCTCTGGGGTCGCATGGTCTCCGAAAGAAGGGAACAACAAAGTTTCTTCAAGTTCGATATGCTTCAGAAGCTGTGCCCTGGTTTTTGAGTAAAGCCTTGTTGCGCTTCTTTGCTCGGGGGCCGCCCGCAGCGACGATATGTTCAAATCAATCCTTCTATGGTCGAGTTCAAATAGAGACCAAACATCCGATTTCTTTCTCTCTTTTTCCATGTGATGGACTTTTTCAATTAGAGAATCCAATTCCTGTTCTGAAAGTTTCTTTCCCAACCTGGCAATTAAAATGTTTTCCTCTTCGCTGAAATGTTTGCCTAGTAGAACCAAAAAATCATCGATCTGTGATCTCAATAATTGAACGTCGCCATGGCCGAATGTCGCTTCAATCATGTCGAGACCGTGTTTTATTTCTTTGTGTTCTCGTATCATGTCGTTTACAAATTTCAGATCGTCGTCGGCGGCGTACAGAGTGAGTTCTTCAGCTTCGGCGTGAGGCACGAGATATTCCTCACAATAGGACAGTAGAAGTGATGCGTCGGTCGGGGTCTCTTTTGCTCGGTCGGCTAGTGATTTTATTGCGCCGATAAGCTGACTGTGGTGTGTATGTAGTTTTTCGAGCGAGCTCATTTTCTTTCCTTTTTTTTGCTTAGT
Proteins encoded in this window:
- a CDS encoding TIM-barrel domain-containing protein produces the protein MFYGLILLVGINSMLNDSGGSGTPIGRLRQVQKTPESVIAVYDSGKARVEIFKSGIVHLTIQRGDDSRKSFAVIEEPEELSRYKIDSDKKAISVSLKDGAVKYLPESMNLSYVPQNSSNQLDLIGIQFEGSGLVATFDIHGARNFYGLGEKTLPYNKYGTCDTMWNSDFPAYSAKLDPLYESIPFLLKADTSGAYGLFFDNTFRSVFDVGASDSGKLVYKSAGGALELYLITGKNSTEIVQRFSELTGKMAMPPIWALGYQQSRWSYYPEEKVLDLARGFRKREIPCDVIYLDINYMDGYRCFTWSPKDFPTPKNMLDTLHDLGFKIVTIIDPGIKNESGYRVHDSGVKEDVFVKSPDGKYFAGQVWPGDCVFPDFFNEKTRKWWGSQYEFLLDYGVDGFWNDMNEPSVFNGPNKTFPLDVVHRLDVEDHTNSTGKNATVTHAEVHNVYGMQMARASREGLEKLEPDERPFVLTRANYAGGQRYAAMWTGDNFSSFAHLKLALSMFLNIGVSGQPFVGSDVGGFIGNPSAELFSRWLELGVFTPFFRTHSVWDSKPREPWAFDSASMEVNRGVIERRYELLPEIYTAFRDASENGLPIVRPLYLDFPEDQEAYNISDEFLFGDNLLVAPVVDSGTASREIYLPGRHSGDDVKWRSFYDGEEIQKGWQSVGAPLGKTPIFLRDGTILLTQSLIQSTSQQADTLILKIYGTNSAKGSSYFDDGETMSYKRGDFLVWNITYEYTNSHGILNFDREGTYQPRYRFLSVDVSVLPEQRGRVPAHKAVMKTSDGRELVGEITDIRNGVVRVTFPFTTEVRSIVVE
- a CDS encoding DUF4402 domain-containing protein: MKKLMLVAALVLVFAGMSFAQDHASSTATINANIQKGLTISVSNAILDLGNLVAGTTPAAVSPLSGTVPAFTVTGDGGHVVNVSYDATVTLNGPSSATMTFNSDFKGDASGTQGSAGAVGATVTLSGASPATGNYYFWLGGNVGSIDPAQAPGSYTGTFHVSVNY
- a CDS encoding DUF4402 domain-containing protein, which encodes MSYRLGFVFGTLLVAYRASAQNPSITLTRNLSFGTNITGTATIAYNSANAAVFAVQFPNYTGAPTASFTFILPADLTDGYGDNLPISFAANSAAYHVNVNSTTGATTFNPNNGLDGNLGTAAHIDYFWLGGTITPGNNYTAASYMGTITVQVTVTVGTQQYTASQIINVTASLSGNVSLSASGTLNFSPIVAGTTPPSLGAQAVGAPTFTATGFRNRSTVSFPATATLNDGNGHTLTFTASLYGSSTNNQAGSHAITSGSTLGSTTGGTFYFWLGGSLGSVPIGQVAGTYSGTFAIRMTY
- a CDS encoding SPOR domain-containing protein: MYQDDSIYIPIGAIFKELEIDRTISLRDSTIKGFFVRQNDLYEINFARHIARLNRRTIKFDSSQVIIGHLDYYVLPSLLNKIFSLDFSVDMSSLALSLTTEQELPIVTEYQREARRNYLVTTPQASFIQAPLAYPRHRSLLNGGVMDYSLTGFAGMGQSAYNYDFTGGGEILGGEAEGTIFGNFSDRTSKIYSSDISWKYVFDSTKYITYAGLGNLYSNGLTQYGFRGVQLSNEPVSIRTIFGKYVIDAKTNPNWDVELYLNGQLVGYSRADADGNAHFSIPLVYGTSFVQLKYYGPSGEVIESDRRLQIPFTFLPTGQITYTVGGGKLNNTDYNFISGDVAAGISDWMTDKIGLDYVDDPIFAKPLLYNSLSLRVGTEYMISLDAAPSAYYRSTFDALYASQTAFDVEYTRYRNNLLYNPSEKLQDAQADVFIPVIFPIGSFNLRAAAIGQEYVNGQRAYSYSSYISSSAGQFNASLGYLLSVLNYGGGVIRSYGLTANVLYSLIFQEGAFDFLNGSLLDLTMRYGVLKNSLDDIRLEFSKNVQQYVRVSAAVERDFVNKFTTFNLQVVADLPFTRSTSNAQIQNGKSWFSENVSGSIGYDSRYRHFVFNDLGWVGHSAASMRMYVDNNNDGKYDAGDEVIDGTVTLRQAVSSEISSDGILREWNLLPYTQYSADIDISSIKNPLLIPKQKSFSFVTDPNSYKSIDIPFFAGGIVDGTVLKISGETATAIPGLTLEIKSVGSDFQKAISIFGDGSFYYMGLPPGKYEAYVDSSQLSMLGLDADPAILKFEVKPTKNGDYVEGLKILLHDKKSQTTGELIERFPAGEATKWIVYKERSAITEGKFRIQLGAFSTRKRAEKFAVNLRQRTGQRLDVSLRRNSNLYVVQSEPISRKEDAVDRLIKFLDRFQFEDAFMTYEGGDPIKYLYSIQIAVTVYAFKILRSLSALHGESFHIQR
- a CDS encoding hemerythrin domain-containing protein, with product MSSLEKLHTHHSQLIGAIKSLADRAKETPTDASLLLSYCEEYLVPHAEAEELTLYAADDDLKFVNDMIREHKEIKHGLDMIEATFGHGDVQLLRSQIDDFLVLLGKHFSEEENILIARLGKKLSEQELDSLIEKVHHMEKERKKSDVWSLFELDHRRIDLNISSLRAAPEQRSATRLYSKTRAQLLKHIELEETLLFPSFGDHATPEQMRPVRVMISEHREIVSCISTPADKTDVKTIHGILNQLIGKLATHNKKEELILYPLINSTLPHEDRYKIFKGSLEQLQTV